A portion of the Zootoca vivipara chromosome 6, rZooViv1.1, whole genome shotgun sequence genome contains these proteins:
- the HAMP gene encoding hepcidin translates to MKLQLVCVVFILLSAATRNTCAFKLQTDVEKDLTSLDTYKTEPRANTVQALLRRAKRFNSHFPTCRYCCNCCRNEGCGLCCWA, encoded by the exons ATGAAACTGCAACTAGTCTGCGTGGTCTTCATTCTTCTCAGCGCGGCCACCAGAAACACTTGTGCCTTCAAACTTCAG ACAGATGTTGAGAAAGACCTCACGAGCTTGGATACGTACAAGACAGAGCCCAGGGCAAATACTGTTCAG GCGTTGCTACGGAGAGCCAAGCGCTTCAACAGCCACTTCCCCACCTGCCGCTACTGCTGCAATTGCTGCAGAAACGAAGGATGTGGCCTGTGCTGTTGGGCCTGA